A region from the Melioribacter roseus P3M-2 genome encodes:
- a CDS encoding GIY-YIG nuclease family protein yields the protein METFFTYIIFSPSKNRFYVGSTNDIQRRLNEHNSGQTKSTRPGKPWN from the coding sequence ATGGAAACTTTTTTTACCTACATAATTTTCAGCCCTTCAAAGAACAGATTTTACGTCGGTTCGACCAACGATATCCAACGAAGACTCAACGAACACAATTCAGGTCAAACTAAATCCACGAGACCGGGTAAA
- a CDS encoding GIY-YIG nuclease family protein encodes MIFSPSKNRFYVGSTNDIQRRLNEHNSGQTKSTRSGKPWNLVFLKEFNSKSEAMKLEIKIKKRGIKRFLNDIQPG; translated from the coding sequence ATAATTTTCAGCCCTTCAAAGAACAGATTCTACGTCGGGTCTACCAACGATATCCAACGAAGACTCAACGAGCATAATTCCGGTCAAACCAAATCTACAAGATCGGGCAAACCCTGGAATCTTGTTTTCCTCAAAGAATTCAATTCCAAGTCTGAAGCAATGAAACTCGAAATCAAAATCAAGAAACGTGGCATCAAAAGATTCCTCAACGACATTCAGCCCGGTTAG
- a CDS encoding GIY-YIG nuclease family protein: protein METFFTYIIFSPSKNRFYVGSTNDIQRRLNEHNSGQTKSTRPGKPWNLVFLKEFSSKSEAMKLEIKIKKRGIKRFLNDIQPG, encoded by the coding sequence ATGGAAACTTTTTTTACCTACATAATTTTCAGTCCTTCAAAGAACAGATTCTACGTCGGGTCTACTAACGACATACAACGAAGACTCAACGAACACAATTCAGGTCAAACCAAATCCACGAGACCGGGTAAACCCTGGAACCTTGTTTTCCTCAAAGAATTCAGCTCCAAGTCTGAAGCAATGAAACTCGAAATCAAAATCAAGAAACGTGGCATCAAAAGATTCCTCAACGACATTCAGCCCGGTTAG
- a CDS encoding OmpA family protein: protein MKKIITILILFVFFAAQSVDAQLAKNSWAVGAGFDYPRYVNSNITATSANYGAYLSIQRNFTEHVGLRLSGAYLHLEGEWGAPVTTTVNNTIAGNLNLLYYLVPCEPVSPYLNVGGGVAYRMLTDQATPGVEDNAASGVFNAGLGVEWHLGNDFKLVTEGNYNLVANSEFDGALGVGEINGKDSYMTAKIGVLYYFSKGEPSKYCKLYSGLSVEQKAAPIDYARIEEIVKRYIPKEVVKEVVVEKPVKEEKRWVLVGVNFEFNSAKLTPESYPILFDAAKTLLSNPELKVEIQGYTDNIGSEQYNKKLSQMRAEAVMKYLIAKGVSADRLTAVGYGESNSIADNKTAEGRAANRRIEFKVK from the coding sequence ATGAAAAAAATAATCACTATTCTAATTCTTTTTGTATTTTTTGCCGCTCAATCGGTCGACGCTCAGCTTGCAAAAAACAGCTGGGCAGTAGGCGCGGGATTTGACTATCCGCGTTATGTTAATTCAAATATTACAGCCACAAGCGCAAACTACGGCGCTTATCTTTCGATTCAAAGGAATTTTACCGAACACGTCGGACTCCGTCTCTCGGGCGCATATCTTCACTTGGAAGGCGAATGGGGAGCGCCCGTTACCACTACAGTCAACAATACGATTGCGGGAAATTTGAACTTGCTCTATTATCTTGTGCCTTGCGAACCCGTATCTCCTTATCTGAATGTAGGCGGCGGAGTTGCTTATAGGATGCTTACAGATCAGGCGACCCCCGGTGTAGAAGACAATGCGGCAAGCGGAGTTTTCAATGCCGGATTAGGCGTCGAGTGGCATCTTGGGAATGATTTTAAATTGGTCACGGAAGGGAACTATAATCTTGTTGCCAATTCGGAATTCGACGGTGCATTGGGAGTGGGAGAAATTAACGGAAAAGATTCTTATATGACCGCCAAGATAGGGGTGCTCTATTACTTCAGCAAAGGAGAACCTTCCAAATATTGCAAACTTTATTCCGGATTGAGCGTTGAACAAAAAGCCGCTCCGATCGATTATGCGCGGATCGAAGAAATTGTTAAAAGGTATATTCCGAAAGAAGTGGTTAAAGAAGTAGTTGTTGAAAAACCCGTTAAAGAAGAAAAAAGATGGGTGCTCGTTGGCGTCAATTTTGAGTTCAACAGCGCAAAGTTGACTCCCGAATCGTACCCGATTTTATTCGACGCCGCCAAAACGCTTCTGTCGAACCCGGAATTAAAAGTCGAAATTCAAGGCTATACGGACAATATCGGCTCGGAACAGTATAACAAGAAATTGTCTCAAATGAGAGCCGAAGCGGTTATGAAGTATTTGATTGCAAAAGGCGTAAGCGCAGACAGACTGACAGCCGTGGGATACGGCGAGAGCAATTCGATTGCCGACAATAAAACCGCCGAGGGCAGAGCAGCCAACCGCAGAATTGAATTTAAAGTAAAATAA
- a CDS encoding sensor histidine kinase, producing the protein MNYRYWLLSILLFLVIALYTFVSFYSEEKINVIQNSYYLQRIHARQTSLSFSEMFDNWKGILNYLAADKDIIEMNKRGKEHLRFLYKNLRKELKSITRVGPDGKITFTVPYENAAGMDISSQAHVREIFQKKKPVISDVFLAVQGFYAIVIHVPVFKNDKFDGTIALVLNFEKIAEKFVREVTIGKSGYALLISRNGTELYCPRRKHVGNNIKLTIHDDPDFGNMIKRMLEGKEGTSHFYYDHASESYRKMRAFYMPIYLDGTFWSLAIVTSEEELTEGLANFRNKLLILISAIFLGAVLFSYYAFKSWGLVKETEKRKKAEARFRALLSNSNDIFMLINSEGVIQYVSSAIEMLTGFEPGDIENKPFDKFIHPEDLKNVVEVWDQVLQNERSLFRVEYRALKKDGEYMWLEAVGRNFLSEQHLNAVVVNIRDITERRIKDEEIRRKNEEITRFIYSVSHDLKSPVVTIRTFVDYMKENLKKNDIKKLSDDLIYIDKASDKMSKLIEDLLELSRLGRISHKTERLTLQEIVKDSLNLLAGQLKDKNIRIDVTDKPVIIYGDGDKLVDVFRNLIENSIKFTSDCEQAHIEVGVKENDEIIIYIKDNGSGIEPEYKNKLFGLFEKLHTNYEGTGLGLTIVKRIIEIHGGRIWIESEGLNKGTTVFITLPKTKIAGVV; encoded by the coding sequence GTGAACTATCGATATTGGCTCCTCAGTATATTATTATTTCTCGTAATAGCCCTCTATACCTTTGTCTCTTTTTACAGCGAAGAAAAAATTAACGTTATTCAAAATTCTTATTATCTTCAGAGAATACACGCCCGTCAAACTTCATTGTCTTTTAGTGAAATGTTCGATAACTGGAAGGGCATTTTAAATTATCTCGCCGCCGACAAGGACATAATTGAGATGAATAAACGAGGTAAGGAACATCTCCGATTTTTATATAAAAACTTACGCAAAGAATTAAAAAGCATAACGCGAGTCGGTCCTGACGGAAAAATCACATTTACAGTTCCTTATGAAAACGCAGCCGGGATGGATATTTCTTCGCAAGCGCATGTAAGGGAAATTTTTCAAAAGAAAAAGCCGGTTATAAGCGATGTATTCCTGGCGGTGCAGGGCTTCTACGCTATTGTTATCCACGTTCCCGTTTTCAAAAACGACAAGTTCGACGGAACAATTGCGCTCGTTTTGAATTTTGAAAAAATTGCCGAAAAGTTTGTCAGAGAGGTAACGATCGGAAAAAGCGGTTATGCGCTGCTAATAAGTCGTAACGGAACCGAACTTTATTGCCCCAGGCGGAAACATGTGGGCAATAACATAAAACTGACTATTCATGACGACCCGGATTTCGGGAATATGATTAAGCGTATGCTGGAGGGGAAAGAAGGAACTTCGCATTTTTATTATGACCATGCATCCGAATCGTATCGTAAAATGAGAGCCTTTTATATGCCGATTTATCTCGACGGCACATTCTGGTCTCTGGCTATCGTTACATCCGAGGAGGAATTGACGGAGGGACTTGCTAATTTCAGGAATAAACTGCTGATACTTATAAGCGCAATCTTTCTTGGCGCCGTATTGTTTTCTTACTATGCATTCAAATCATGGGGACTTGTCAAAGAGACCGAAAAAAGGAAAAAAGCCGAAGCGAGATTCCGAGCCTTACTCAGCAATTCCAACGATATTTTTATGCTCATTAATTCAGAAGGCGTCATACAGTATGTAAGTTCGGCGATCGAAATGCTGACAGGTTTCGAGCCCGGGGATATTGAAAATAAACCGTTCGATAAATTTATTCATCCGGAAGATCTTAAAAATGTGGTCGAAGTTTGGGATCAAGTGCTTCAGAATGAAAGAAGTCTTTTCAGGGTTGAATACCGGGCGTTGAAAAAAGACGGCGAGTATATGTGGCTCGAAGCGGTCGGCAGAAATTTCCTTTCCGAACAACATCTAAACGCAGTGGTGGTTAATATAAGAGACATTACCGAAAGAAGAATAAAAGACGAAGAAATTCGCCGGAAGAACGAAGAAATAACGCGGTTTATTTACAGCGTTTCGCATGACTTGAAGAGCCCAGTTGTTACTATTCGTACGTTTGTCGATTATATGAAAGAAAATCTGAAAAAGAACGACATAAAGAAACTGTCCGACGACCTTATTTATATCGACAAAGCTTCCGATAAAATGAGTAAATTGATTGAAGATTTGCTTGAACTTTCCCGATTAGGACGGATTTCTCACAAAACCGAAAGATTGACTTTGCAAGAAATTGTAAAAGATTCTCTTAACCTTCTCGCAGGTCAACTGAAAGATAAAAATATACGGATAGACGTAACGGACAAACCTGTAATCATCTATGGCGACGGGGACAAGTTAGTTGATGTATTTCGTAATCTGATCGAAAATTCAATCAAATTTACGAGCGATTGTGAGCAGGCTCACATTGAAGTCGGCGTCAAAGAGAATGACGAAATTATTATCTATATTAAGGATAACGGCAGTGGGATTGAACCCGAATATAAAAACAAACTGTTCGGACTGTTCGAAAAACTGCACACTAATTACGAAGGTACGGGACTGGGATTGACGATTGTGAAACGAATAATCGAAATACACGGCGGCAGAATCTGGATTGAATCCGAAGGACTGAATAAAGGAACCACTGTCTTTATTACACTTCCGAAAACCAAAATCGCGGGGGTGGTATGA
- a CDS encoding response regulator, with protein MKKRNAVILLIEDDIAHAEIVKRSLEASEFKIELIHLFDGKEGLDFIFKAGKYSANNIQPDIILLDIRLPRINGFEFLQKIKNDEAFKVIPVVILSTSSNQTDIDRAFELGANSYLIKPLSFDRYKEMFGNFTDYWIGENFFPQLQV; from the coding sequence ATGAAAAAAAGAAACGCGGTTATCCTGTTAATTGAAGACGATATTGCCCATGCGGAAATCGTCAAAAGAAGTCTTGAGGCTTCCGAATTCAAAATAGAGCTGATTCATCTCTTCGACGGAAAGGAAGGGCTCGATTTTATCTTCAAAGCGGGAAAATATTCCGCCAATAATATCCAGCCGGATATCATTCTGCTCGATATCCGCCTGCCGAGAATCAACGGTTTCGAATTCCTTCAAAAAATAAAGAACGACGAAGCATTTAAAGTTATTCCGGTTGTCATATTGTCCACATCTTCAAATCAGACCGATATCGACAGAGCTTTCGAACTCGGCGCCAACAGTTATCTTATTAAACCCCTCAGCTTCGACAGATACAAAGAAATGTTCGGTAACTTTACCGACTATTGGATCGGAGAAAATTTTTTCCCTCAGCTTCAAGTTTGA
- a CDS encoding FlgD immunoglobulin-like domain containing protein codes for MKKLVLILTVLSTIGIFGQTSIKLNKSAEKGIAQEKSYPVDARPFLEKFSKANGIDLSKIKPEKSLKKSSAWGFTVGSKHTWTASDLTTTNEFYDVPSTCRAVGDNCYIFVEDDLWNKDKVDQNAVNAVLNAFEKSTPANPNKGIYQTVVENFGNPPDVDHDPRIIILILDIKDSYNGSGGYVSGYFFSYNQETDKSKPGFSHSNAAEIYYLDGVQNKLLTEAGLTNAMSTTAHEFQHMVHFNYIEEEETFFDEAWSLAAEVICGYEIYNQNLYAQEPDHYFLDWRRNDNTAVLTDYSRAARFSLYLYEQYGSSFFREFLNKGVKGFNGVTYTLGSIDKSITFSTLMENWFLANFINDKSVNPKWGYSYPGLPKMADTKYFNPNVSVSSASVYKYGVDYITFTGGSNLNVKFTTNESIQLKAIKRTSSGGVEVENVSFGTDYSLPSFGSDYSEVTFMVYMVDQNISATENTKFKYTFNATGVFDNKPIEIAYDNTEPVGLYPWDIGDSVAVVFKGVEGAKLDSIRVALRTLSPLQGGVWNIANSAKYLLGNKLASFEAVGNYYVEGNYPAKWPNWVKVDLSSYNISADKDFVVSFVIDGDYLGTNNPNNKNGPNRVMHTYQPTSQSRTYTMNGDAKGWYNFYVDDVVPQDSFIVYLIRAYVSYKTTGNNDVIELLPTSYALDQNYPNPFNPSTIITYTLPEMNNVQIKIYDALGREVRSLLNEVKSAGKHSILWDGMDNFGNRVSSGTYFYQIIAGDFVQTRKMVMVK; via the coding sequence ATGAAAAAATTAGTTCTCATTTTAACCGTATTATCGACAATCGGTATTTTCGGACAGACATCAATAAAATTAAATAAATCGGCGGAAAAGGGAATCGCGCAGGAAAAGAGCTATCCGGTAGACGCTCGGCCGTTTCTCGAAAAATTCAGCAAAGCAAACGGAATCGACCTCTCGAAAATAAAACCTGAAAAATCTCTCAAAAAATCCTCCGCGTGGGGATTTACAGTCGGTTCAAAACATACGTGGACGGCTTCGGACCTGACTACAACAAATGAATTTTATGACGTACCGTCTACTTGCCGAGCCGTGGGTGATAATTGCTACATTTTTGTTGAAGACGATCTGTGGAACAAAGATAAGGTCGACCAGAACGCAGTAAATGCGGTATTGAACGCTTTTGAAAAATCGACTCCCGCAAACCCGAATAAAGGAATTTATCAAACCGTAGTTGAGAATTTCGGCAACCCGCCCGATGTGGATCATGATCCGAGAATTATCATTTTAATTCTCGATATTAAGGACAGTTATAACGGTTCCGGAGGCTATGTTTCGGGATATTTTTTCTCTTATAATCAAGAAACAGACAAAAGCAAACCGGGATTTTCTCACAGCAATGCAGCCGAGATTTACTATCTCGACGGCGTTCAGAATAAACTGTTAACCGAAGCCGGACTTACGAACGCTATGAGCACCACCGCGCACGAGTTTCAGCATATGGTACATTTTAATTATATAGAAGAAGAAGAGACGTTCTTTGACGAAGCCTGGTCGCTAGCCGCCGAAGTGATTTGCGGTTACGAAATTTATAATCAAAATCTTTATGCTCAGGAACCCGATCATTATTTTCTCGATTGGCGCCGGAACGACAACACCGCCGTTTTGACCGACTACTCGAGAGCAGCCCGCTTTTCTCTCTATCTCTACGAACAGTACGGATCGTCGTTCTTCAGGGAATTTCTTAATAAAGGAGTAAAAGGTTTTAACGGGGTGACCTACACACTGGGTTCAATCGACAAATCGATTACTTTCTCAACGCTAATGGAAAACTGGTTTCTGGCTAATTTTATAAACGACAAGAGCGTAAATCCGAAGTGGGGCTATTCTTATCCCGGGCTGCCTAAAATGGCGGATACAAAATATTTCAATCCGAACGTGTCGGTTTCTTCCGCTTCGGTTTATAAATACGGAGTCGATTACATTACTTTTACCGGCGGCAGCAATTTGAACGTTAAATTTACGACAAACGAAAGCATACAGTTAAAAGCAATTAAAAGAACTTCCTCCGGCGGCGTCGAAGTCGAAAACGTTTCTTTCGGAACGGATTATTCGCTGCCTTCCTTCGGCTCCGATTATTCCGAAGTGACTTTTATGGTTTATATGGTTGACCAGAATATATCTGCTACTGAAAATACAAAGTTCAAATATACATTCAACGCAACCGGCGTATTCGATAACAAACCGATCGAAATTGCTTACGACAATACTGAACCTGTGGGTTTATATCCTTGGGATATAGGCGATTCAGTTGCTGTTGTATTTAAGGGAGTAGAAGGTGCAAAATTAGATTCAATTAGAGTGGCTTTAAGAACATTAAGCCCTTTGCAAGGTGGCGTATGGAATATTGCTAATAGCGCTAAATATTTACTAGGTAATAAATTAGCATCATTTGAAGCGGTTGGAAATTATTATGTAGAGGGCAATTATCCAGCAAAATGGCCTAACTGGGTTAAAGTTGACTTAAGTTCATATAATATTTCTGCTGATAAGGATTTTGTTGTATCTTTTGTAATTGATGGGGATTATCTGGGCACCAATAATCCTAATAATAAAAATGGGCCAAATAGAGTAATGCATACTTATCAACCTACTTCTCAAAGTAGGACATATACGATGAACGGCGATGCCAAAGGTTGGTACAATTTTTATGTTGACGATGTGGTGCCGCAGGACTCTTTTATTGTATATCTTATCCGCGCTTACGTAAGCTATAAAACAACCGGCAATAACGATGTAATCGAATTGCTGCCAACGAGTTACGCTCTCGATCAAAATTATCCCAATCCTTTTAATCCGTCTACAATTATAACATATACATTGCCCGAAATGAACAACGTGCAGATAAAAATATACGACGCGCTGGGCAGGGAAGTGAGGAGCTTACTAAACGAAGTTAAATCGGCTGGCAAACACAGCATTCTCTGGGACGGTATGGACAATTTCGGAAATCGTGTAAGCAGCGGTACGTACTTCTATCAAATTATCGCCGGCGATTTCGTCCAGACCAGAAAAATGGTGATGGTGAAGTAG
- a CDS encoding KamA family radical SAM protein: protein MELWQQMIRDSIHTVDQLVEKFNIDRKVAEELDEFFQARINPYYLSLIRYPGDPIWLQCVPDVKELEDLDGYEDPLLEDAMSPVPNITHRYPDRVLFLTTSQCGMYCRFCTRKRKVGNSDKISMRQLESAFKYLEEHTEVRDVIMSGGDPLMLTDTMLEKIIKRIRQIPHIEIIRIGTKMPCVLPHRITPKLVEMLKKYHPIYINTHFNHPWEITPESAKACQMLVDAGFPVNNQAVLMKGVNDDPQVLKELFLKLLKIRVRPYYLFMADETRGANHFRTSLDKGLEIMFALRGNISGLAIPHFVIDAPGGGGKIPVLPDYILHRDEEKIVMRNYQNKIYVYREAKNEENKIEVEISGNDNGKLPKPKKLKKSAKAVVSEYEIT, encoded by the coding sequence ATGGAACTCTGGCAGCAAATGATAAGGGACAGTATACACACCGTAGACCAACTCGTTGAAAAATTCAATATCGACAGAAAGGTAGCCGAGGAACTCGACGAATTTTTTCAGGCGCGCATTAATCCTTATTATCTGAGCCTGATACGTTATCCCGGCGACCCCATCTGGCTTCAATGCGTCCCCGACGTCAAAGAGCTTGAAGACCTGGACGGCTACGAAGACCCGCTTCTGGAAGACGCTATGAGTCCCGTGCCTAATATCACTCACCGTTATCCCGACAGAGTATTGTTTTTGACGACAAGCCAATGCGGGATGTACTGCCGTTTTTGCACGCGCAAAAGGAAAGTGGGCAACTCCGATAAGATTTCGATGCGGCAATTGGAATCGGCGTTCAAATATCTGGAGGAACATACCGAAGTTCGAGATGTAATCATGTCCGGCGGCGATCCGCTGATGTTAACCGACACAATGCTCGAAAAAATAATTAAAAGAATACGCCAGATTCCTCACATCGAAATAATCCGCATCGGCACAAAAATGCCGTGCGTTTTGCCCCACAGAATCACGCCCAAACTTGTCGAAATGTTGAAGAAATATCATCCGATATACATTAACACGCATTTCAATCATCCGTGGGAAATAACGCCGGAGAGCGCTAAAGCCTGCCAAATGCTGGTTGACGCCGGATTTCCCGTAAACAATCAGGCTGTATTGATGAAAGGCGTTAACGACGATCCGCAAGTGCTCAAAGAGTTGTTCCTTAAATTGTTAAAAATACGCGTAAGACCTTATTACCTTTTTATGGCGGACGAAACCCGAGGGGCAAATCATTTCAGAACTTCGCTCGACAAAGGTTTGGAAATTATGTTCGCTCTGCGCGGCAATATAAGCGGATTGGCAATTCCTCATTTTGTTATCGACGCCCCGGGAGGCGGAGGTAAAATTCCCGTTCTGCCCGATTATATTCTCCACCGCGACGAAGAAAAAATTGTAATGCGCAATTATCAAAATAAAATTTACGTTTACCGCGAAGCCAAAAATGAAGAGAACAAAATAGAAGTGGAAATTTCCGGGAACGACAACGGTAAATTGCCCAAACCGAAAAAGTTAAAGAAAAGCGCGAAGGCGGTAGTATCGGAATATGAAATAACCTGA
- a CDS encoding GNAT family N-acetyltransferase — MIRKLQSDDRKRLVEIIDGTKNFSKEEKKIAVELIDEALEKDGVDNYNVFVYLEGSEIAGYHCIGRRPLTDGVFDLYWIVVDKKFQNKGIGKKLLDHAEEFAINNNGRWILAETSSQDNYNETRNFYFRNNYSIVAEIKDFYKPNDNLIVFGKYIKK, encoded by the coding sequence ATGATACGCAAGCTGCAATCTGACGACAGGAAACGACTGGTTGAAATTATCGACGGCACAAAAAACTTCAGCAAAGAAGAAAAAAAGATTGCCGTCGAATTGATAGACGAAGCTCTGGAAAAAGACGGAGTCGACAATTATAATGTGTTCGTTTATCTGGAAGGCTCGGAAATTGCAGGCTATCATTGCATCGGTCGCAGACCTTTGACTGACGGAGTGTTCGATCTCTACTGGATTGTAGTCGACAAAAAATTCCAGAATAAAGGGATCGGGAAAAAATTGCTCGACCACGCCGAAGAGTTCGCAATTAACAACAACGGCAGATGGATACTCGCCGAAACTTCGTCGCAGGACAATTATAACGAAACGCGGAATTTTTATTTCAGGAATAATTATTCGATTGTTGCCGAGATAAAAGATTTTTACAAACCGAACGATAATCTTATCGTCTTTGGAAAATATATAAAAAAATAA
- a CDS encoding D-alanine--D-alanine ligase family protein, translating to MKSYRKILICFNDPVRYYENYTGKRSPEASNDIDLSEKNIVEQIENIRDTLAKKYSSVETLSVNRDIRKFIDKLRNISPDVVFNLVESVEGNANYESYVAGLYDLFEISYTGNTPLCLGNCLNKNRTKQILQSHGIRTPKYIIASFNSYPDKDKFPLKFPVITKLAREDASIGISENSVVRNFTDLRNQLEYLFHTYKQEVLIEEYIEGREINVAILGSRILPLSEIKFDGLPDNLPKIITYEAKWSPDSVYYNNTVPECPAKLSEDIEDKIKIAAEAAFNALGCRDYARVDIRLSKRNVPYVIEVNPNPDISPDAGFIRSANAAGLSFQDVILTIAELAEKRIKYDTQAAI from the coding sequence ATGAAAAGTTACAGAAAGATATTGATTTGCTTCAACGATCCGGTTCGCTACTACGAAAACTATACGGGCAAACGCTCGCCCGAAGCTTCGAACGATATCGACCTGTCCGAAAAAAATATCGTCGAGCAAATTGAGAATATACGCGATACGCTCGCTAAGAAATATTCTTCTGTTGAAACGCTATCGGTCAACAGGGACATTAGAAAATTTATCGACAAATTGAGAAATATTTCCCCGGACGTAGTATTCAATCTTGTCGAATCCGTAGAAGGCAACGCCAACTATGAAAGTTACGTAGCGGGTTTATACGATCTTTTTGAAATTTCCTATACCGGCAACACTCCGCTTTGTCTGGGAAATTGTTTGAACAAAAACAGAACGAAACAAATCCTGCAGTCTCACGGCATTCGAACTCCCAAATATATAATTGCAAGTTTCAATTCTTATCCGGACAAAGATAAATTTCCGTTGAAGTTTCCGGTTATAACAAAGCTTGCGCGAGAAGACGCCAGTATCGGTATATCAGAAAATTCGGTCGTCCGTAATTTTACCGACCTGCGCAATCAACTGGAATATCTTTTTCATACGTACAAACAGGAAGTTTTAATAGAAGAATATATCGAGGGAAGAGAAATCAACGTTGCAATTCTCGGATCGAGAATACTGCCTTTGTCGGAAATAAAATTCGACGGGCTGCCGGACAATTTACCAAAGATTATAACATACGAAGCAAAATGGTCGCCGGACAGCGTTTATTACAATAACACCGTGCCCGAATGTCCGGCTAAACTATCCGAAGATATTGAAGATAAGATTAAAATCGCTGCTGAAGCGGCTTTCAATGCTTTGGGCTGCAGGGACTATGCTAGGGTCGACATTCGATTGAGTAAAAGAAATGTGCCCTACGTAATCGAAGTCAATCCCAATCCCGATATATCGCCCGACGCCGGATTCATAAGGTCTGCCAATGCAGCCGGCTTAAGTTTTCAAGACGTTATTCTTACTATTGCCGAACTTGCAGAAAAGAGGATTAAATATGATACGCAAGCTGCAATCTGA
- a CDS encoding D-alanine--D-alanine ligase family protein has product MNDTYAEWDTIETINAIKEALELFHEVHLIEANEEAFEKFRTLKPDIVFNVSEGFNGISREAQIPAMLDLLGIPYTGSDPLTLTTCLDKSRTKEILSYYGIPNARFITVESHDDIINFSLTFPVIIKPVAEGSSKGIFNSSLVNNIEELQTRLDELLDTYKQPLLIEEFLPGREFTVAIMGNGKEVEVLPIVEINYASLPENLLPIYSYEAKWIADTPDNPLDIFSCPARLDDVLKSKIEKTALDTYKILRCRDWARIDIRLDKDSTPNVIEVNPLPGVLPNPEDNSCYPKAARAAGLSYNEMINKVLYHAAKRHNLI; this is encoded by the coding sequence ATGAACGACACATATGCTGAGTGGGATACAATCGAAACAATTAACGCCATCAAAGAAGCGCTCGAACTTTTTCATGAAGTACATTTAATCGAAGCTAACGAAGAAGCTTTCGAAAAATTCAGAACCTTGAAACCGGACATTGTATTTAACGTATCGGAAGGTTTTAACGGCATAAGCCGCGAAGCTCAAATTCCCGCAATGCTCGATTTGCTCGGCATACCTTATACGGGTTCCGACCCCCTTACTCTTACTACATGTCTCGACAAATCCAGAACAAAAGAAATACTTTCTTATTACGGAATACCTAACGCCAGGTTTATTACCGTCGAATCGCACGACGACATTATAAACTTTTCGCTCACGTTCCCGGTTATCATAAAACCAGTAGCGGAAGGTTCAAGCAAAGGAATTTTCAATTCGTCGCTGGTCAACAATATTGAAGAACTGCAAACAAGGCTCGACGAACTGCTCGATACATACAAACAGCCTTTATTGATAGAAGAATTTTTACCCGGGCGCGAATTTACTGTTGCTATAATGGGCAATGGAAAAGAAGTCGAAGTGTTGCCGATTGTAGAAATCAATTACGCTTCTCTGCCCGAAAATCTTTTACCGATTTATTCATACGAAGCAAAATGGATTGCCGATACTCCCGACAATCCTCTCGATATTTTTAGTTGCCCCGCCCGGCTGGACGACGTCCTCAAAAGCAAAATCGAAAAAACCGCTCTCGACACATATAAAATTTTAAGATGCCGCGACTGGGCGCGCATCGACATTCGTCTCGATAAGGACAGTACGCCGAACGTTATAGAAGTAAATCCGCTGCCCGGAGTTTTGCCGAATCCCGAAGACAATTCGTGTTACCCCAAAGCCGCCCGAGCCGCAGGATTATCGTACAACGAAATGATAAACAAAGTGCTCTACCACGCTGCTAAAAGGCACAACCTGATATGA